A stretch of the Bacillota bacterium genome encodes the following:
- a CDS encoding tripartite tricarboxylate transporter substrate binding protein, producing MRINSSLVRIVPIGMVIVIAAMGCAAQQAVEPEPEPEAVGEEEYPSRTVEIIIGWGAGGGTDIFTRTVDMYVRREMGVPLVEINMPGASGAKATAYVMEQPADGYTLYAHSTEVLSNPLVDVSPYTHEDLTPIIRAHVDVAALHVLPGTFDTWESFVAEGKKRPLTIGGCGAASSDELSAAMVAEWAGFKFKYVPYEAAGEMHAALLGGHIDAMYEEYSVVLPLIDDGGIQPIFTFKTERLERFPDTVSLGDFNWEQTPLLWRALSVKKGTPEHIVEYLERLYTEALDSQMYKLFARDRLLDLVPGYLGSKDFAADLARETKIYEDVMKELGYID from the coding sequence GTGCGCATCAATTCATCTCTAGTGAGAATTGTGCCGATAGGGATGGTTATCGTGATTGCCGCAATGGGATGTGCAGCTCAGCAAGCCGTGGAGCCAGAGCCTGAGCCAGAGGCTGTAGGGGAGGAGGAGTATCCTTCCCGAACGGTAGAAATCATAATTGGATGGGGGGCAGGGGGAGGTACTGATATCTTTACGCGCACCGTTGACATGTACGTACGAAGAGAAATGGGTGTGCCGCTGGTCGAGATCAACATGCCTGGAGCTAGCGGGGCCAAGGCCACGGCCTATGTCATGGAGCAGCCGGCTGACGGATACACGCTTTACGCCCACAGCACCGAAGTGTTAAGTAACCCGTTGGTTGACGTCAGCCCGTACACTCACGAAGACTTGACCCCGATAATACGCGCGCATGTTGACGTTGCTGCCCTGCATGTACTACCCGGGACCTTTGACACGTGGGAGAGTTTTGTTGCTGAGGGAAAAAAACGCCCTCTCACCATTGGGGGTTGCGGAGCTGCGTCGTCTGACGAATTGTCCGCCGCAATGGTAGCCGAGTGGGCTGGCTTCAAATTCAAATATGTACCGTACGAAGCCGCTGGTGAGATGCATGCAGCCCTTTTGGGCGGACACATAGATGCCATGTATGAAGAGTACAGCGTTGTGCTCCCTCTTATTGACGATGGAGGTATTCAGCCGATCTTCACGTTTAAGACAGAAAGACTGGAACGTTTTCCCGATACCGTTAGCCTAGGCGACTTCAATTGGGAGCAAACACCACTTCTTTGGAGAGCCCTATCTGTTAAGAAAGGAACGCCCGAACACATCGTCGAGTACCTTGAGAGATTATATACGGAGGCGCTCGATTCGCAGATGTACAAGTTGTTCGCCCGCGACAGATTGCTCGACTTGGTTCCTGGATACCTGGGTTCCAAGGATTTTGCAGCGGATCTAGCAAGAGAAACGAAAATATACGAAGATGTTATGAAGGAACTGGGGTACATAGATTGA
- a CDS encoding FadR/GntR family transcriptional regulator yields MDTRWVRDVNQKPYMIVVERIQTMISKGVVKPGHCLLSERMLVEKLNVSRNSVREALKALECMGLVNIVPGQGAFVKKPDSDDLKILATIMMMQEKNLKEVLEVRRIIEMGAIELVCRERSMGDLEEMRETLSQMESATSLEKRCEADVEFHVAIVRSTHNALLLRMMVNLAEVLKDQMPVILKSIAVSSENVVRLLQEHRRIYAAIEAGREDVAREEIACHLRELENMVGARQFYDYE; encoded by the coding sequence ATGGATACCAGGTGGGTACGCGATGTTAACCAAAAGCCCTACATGATCGTTGTGGAGAGAATTCAGACGATGATTTCGAAAGGGGTTGTAAAGCCGGGGCATTGCTTACTCTCGGAGCGTATGCTGGTAGAGAAATTAAATGTGAGCAGAAATTCGGTTAGAGAAGCTTTGAAGGCCTTGGAATGCATGGGCTTGGTCAATATAGTCCCCGGGCAAGGTGCATTTGTTAAAAAGCCAGACTCTGATGATTTAAAGATATTGGCAACTATAATGATGATGCAGGAGAAAAACCTGAAAGAAGTCCTTGAGGTACGAAGGATTATTGAAATGGGAGCAATAGAGCTTGTTTGCAGGGAACGAAGCATGGGAGACTTGGAGGAAATGCGAGAGACTCTCTCTCAGATGGAGAGTGCTACTTCTCTAGAGAAACGATGCGAAGCGGATGTTGAATTTCACGTCGCAATAGTCAGGTCTACGCATAATGCTCTCTTGTTAAGAATGATGGTGAATTTGGCAGAGGTGCTCAAGGACCAAATGCCGGTTATCTTAAAGAGCATAGCGGTTTCGTCCGAGAACGTAGTTCGCCTACTCCAAGAGCATCGCCGGATTTATGCCGCAATTGAAGCCGGGCGAGAAGACGTCGCGAGGGAAGAAATTGCGTGCCATCTCCGTGAACTTGAGAATATGGTAGGTGCACGACAATTTTATGATTATGAGTAA
- a CDS encoding ATP-binding protein, which translates to MSCALANAACRHGLSARYYRVSNLLAEMTAARGDGSYSRLIHQMSNYDLLVMDDWGLVPFKDSQGHDLLDVIEERSGRGSLIIASQLPFENWHETLPDPTLADAVMDRIIHNSYRISLKGESIRKVTSNKFTAAT; encoded by the coding sequence TTGTCTTGTGCCCTCGCCAATGCCGCCTGCCGGCACGGGCTCAGCGCCCGGTACTACCGCGTCTCCAACCTGCTTGCAGAAATGACCGCCGCCAGGGGTGATGGCTCCTATTCACGCCTGATCCACCAGATGTCCAATTATGATCTGCTGGTCATGGACGACTGGGGCCTTGTTCCCTTCAAGGATTCTCAGGGGCACGATCTTCTAGACGTCATCGAAGAACGCAGTGGCAGGGGATCTTTGATCATCGCCAGCCAGTTGCCATTCGAAAACTGGCATGAAACTCTGCCGGATCCCACCCTGGCCGATGCCGTCATGGACCGCATCATCCACAACTCATACAGGATATCACTGAAAGGTGAGTCCATCAGAAAGGTGACTTCCAACAAGTTCACTGCCGCTACCTAA
- a CDS encoding ATP-binding protein, producing the protein MARAQDKYVFPLWKAFHNGKTFLACAIGNAACRQGFRTRYYRLPRLLEDLELARADGSFPRFIDHLARLELLILDDLGLAPLTGAEARLLLEVVDERSMLRSTLISSQLPVEKWHATLADPTVADAILDRLVHSSYKIALKGESMRKVIPEQASNKSKDR; encoded by the coding sequence TTGGCGAGGGCACAAGACAAATATGTTTTTCCCTTATGGAAAGCTTTTCATAACGGCAAAACCTTCCTGGCCTGCGCCATTGGAAACGCAGCCTGCCGCCAGGGCTTCCGCACCCGCTACTACCGTCTCCCGCGGTTGCTTGAGGACCTCGAACTGGCCAGGGCTGATGGCTCCTTCCCCAGATTCATCGACCATCTGGCCAGGCTGGAACTACTCATTCTCGATGACCTGGGCCTGGCTCCCCTGACCGGGGCCGAAGCCCGGTTATTGCTTGAAGTGGTCGATGAACGCAGTATGCTGCGTTCCACTCTCATATCAAGCCAGCTCCCCGTGGAGAAATGGCATGCGACCCTCGCCGACCCTACTGTCGCTGATGCTATTCTGGACCGCCTGGTCCATTCCAGCTACAAGATCGCTTTGAAGGGGGAGTCGATGAGAAAGGTGATTCCCGAACAGGCGTCAAATAAATCAAAGGATAGATGA
- a CDS encoding TRAP transporter large permease, translating to MLAVVVLGLFVLLFLGVPVSFALAITSMIYLSVEGIPVVSLAQRMIAGTDSFSLIAAPLFMLAGQIMSTGGITKRLVRLSDALIGHVPGGLAQVNIVVSMIFAGMSGSATADAAGLGSMLIPAMKEDGYDAPFSAAVTAASSTLGPIIPPSVPFVIYGSIAQISIGKLFLGGAIPGLVMALYMMLVVHVLSLRRGYRRRSLFSLSRLFSALRESALELMLPLIIVGGIMGGVFTPTEAAVIAVVYALILEVLVRKELTTKDLPQVFLRAAVISGVVMFIVASASIFGWILVREQFGRMVVGLLTGLSTNPVILRAFIIGALFVMGLFVETIASIIIVVPVVLPLATALGMDPIHLGVVTVLTIMIGLITPPVGLCMYIVTAIARINVVAFTREALPFIAALILAVLTIAYFPGLVLWLPNLLIR from the coding sequence ATGTTAGCTGTCGTAGTCCTGGGACTGTTCGTTCTATTGTTCCTGGGTGTACCTGTATCCTTTGCCCTTGCTATTACCTCTATGATCTATCTTTCCGTGGAGGGTATTCCTGTTGTCTCACTGGCCCAGAGAATGATAGCAGGCACCGATTCTTTTTCGTTAATAGCGGCTCCCTTGTTCATGCTCGCAGGGCAAATCATGAGCACCGGTGGCATAACAAAACGGCTCGTTCGTCTTTCGGATGCCCTTATCGGTCACGTGCCGGGTGGACTGGCGCAGGTCAACATAGTTGTAAGCATGATATTCGCCGGAATGTCGGGTTCAGCCACGGCCGATGCTGCCGGTTTGGGGTCTATGCTAATACCTGCCATGAAAGAGGACGGATACGATGCCCCCTTCAGTGCAGCTGTAACAGCCGCTTCGTCAACGCTTGGTCCCATAATTCCTCCAAGTGTGCCTTTCGTCATATACGGTTCCATAGCGCAGATTTCTATCGGTAAACTCTTCTTGGGAGGCGCCATTCCAGGTCTAGTTATGGCTCTGTATATGATGCTAGTTGTTCACGTGTTATCCCTCAGGCGCGGCTATCGACGCCGGTCTCTGTTCTCGCTTTCGAGACTCTTTTCGGCTCTCCGAGAGTCGGCCCTCGAACTCATGCTTCCCCTGATCATAGTGGGAGGGATAATGGGAGGGGTTTTTACACCCACTGAGGCTGCTGTGATTGCCGTGGTGTATGCGTTGATCCTTGAAGTCCTCGTACGCAAGGAACTGACTACGAAGGATCTCCCTCAAGTGTTTCTGAGGGCTGCCGTAATATCGGGAGTCGTTATGTTCATCGTCGCCAGTGCCTCCATCTTTGGCTGGATACTGGTCAGGGAACAGTTCGGGAGAATGGTCGTGGGACTCTTGACAGGCTTGTCAACAAACCCTGTTATCTTGAGGGCTTTCATCATTGGGGCACTCTTTGTGATGGGGCTCTTTGTTGAGACAATAGCCTCAATAATCATCGTTGTACCAGTGGTACTGCCGCTAGCAACTGCTCTGGGGATGGACCCGATACACTTGGGCGTAGTCACTGTGTTAACGATCATGATAGGCCTGATTACTCCACCTGTCGGGCTATGCATGTATATTGTGACTGCGATAGCCAGAATCAATGTGGTTGCCTTTACCAGGGAAGCCTTGCCTTTCATAGCCGCATTAATCCTGGCGGTCCTGACAATTGCGTACTTCCCCGGGCTTGTTTTGTGGCTTCCCAACTTACTTATTAGGTAA
- a CDS encoding TRAP transporter small permease — protein sequence MVGWNMKRLGDMLAHTVEFVLVIIMAALVSVVFVQVVFRYILQAPPFWTEELARYSFIWVCFLSAALAFHKGEHIVIDMFLGSLSEPRRRFCMAVIDGGIAVFLCFLVSISIRAAARSVHILSPALGISLVYVNLSLPVSAGLMILFLVASVVQSITKTRTKGRT from the coding sequence ATGGTGGGATGGAACATGAAGAGATTAGGCGACATGCTGGCCCATACTGTAGAATTCGTGCTTGTCATCATTATGGCGGCGCTTGTAAGTGTGGTTTTCGTACAAGTGGTCTTTAGATACATCTTGCAGGCACCACCTTTTTGGACGGAAGAACTTGCTCGCTACTCGTTCATATGGGTATGCTTTCTGTCTGCTGCACTCGCCTTCCACAAAGGTGAGCATATAGTCATTGACATGTTTCTCGGTTCTCTCTCCGAACCACGACGCCGCTTTTGCATGGCAGTCATAGACGGTGGCATCGCGGTCTTTCTGTGCTTTCTTGTGTCAATCAGCATACGTGCAGCGGCGAGGTCAGTCCATATCTTGTCGCCGGCTCTCGGGATCAGTCTAGTCTATGTCAATCTCTCATTGCCCGTATCGGCGGGCCTCATGATACTCTTCTTGGTTGCCTCCGTTGTGCAGAGTATCACTAAGACTCGTACGAAAGGTCGGACGTAA
- a CDS encoding TRAP transporter substrate-binding protein — MFRGEKTLRSGRFAVVLLLVLGVLLSGCAITQETAPEEGEEALPAEKKEHVIHVNHEMGAGTPVAATLERFAEMVEAKSNGRIQVEVYHTGELGSERQMYELMESGAVQMGLSGSALIAAVAPEYGALDMPYLFASQEHLRSVVSGPVGQELTEKILDRKGIRVLGFMDRAPRHLTTKGARVVRQPADLKGLKIRIREIPVQVEAWRALGASPVPMAFGELYTALQMGTVDAQENPVEVTYGNSFQEVQDNLMLTGHVREVQWLLISELFWKEIDEEDRNIITSAARDALTYGDQLTEEQERDYINKLAEAGMNVVELGHDEISAFQEAVKDVPSKFADKWLPGLYERIVESGS; from the coding sequence ATGTTCAGGGGGGAAAAGACGTTGAGGTCTGGCAGATTTGCTGTAGTACTCTTGCTTGTGCTTGGAGTATTGTTGTCGGGATGTGCAATCACGCAAGAGACGGCTCCGGAAGAAGGAGAGGAGGCTTTGCCTGCGGAAAAGAAGGAACACGTGATCCATGTCAACCACGAAATGGGGGCCGGGACACCAGTAGCCGCAACTTTGGAGCGTTTTGCCGAGATGGTTGAGGCTAAATCAAACGGTCGTATTCAGGTCGAGGTGTACCACACCGGAGAACTTGGCAGCGAACGGCAAATGTATGAGTTGATGGAGTCTGGCGCCGTGCAGATGGGTTTGTCCGGGTCAGCCTTGATTGCTGCAGTAGCACCCGAATACGGGGCATTGGATATGCCGTATCTGTTTGCGAGTCAGGAGCACCTTCGCAGCGTTGTATCCGGCCCTGTTGGACAGGAACTGACTGAGAAGATCTTGGACCGGAAAGGCATCAGAGTGCTGGGTTTCATGGATCGCGCGCCAAGACACTTGACAACTAAAGGGGCAAGAGTAGTAAGGCAACCTGCGGACCTAAAGGGATTGAAGATTAGGATAAGAGAGATCCCCGTTCAAGTGGAAGCATGGCGGGCTCTAGGCGCAAGCCCTGTTCCTATGGCATTTGGAGAACTCTATACCGCGCTACAAATGGGAACCGTAGACGCACAGGAGAACCCGGTGGAAGTTACTTATGGAAACAGCTTCCAAGAGGTCCAGGACAATCTCATGCTGACCGGACACGTACGGGAGGTACAGTGGCTGTTGATCAGCGAACTGTTTTGGAAAGAGATCGATGAAGAGGACAGAAACATAATAACGTCTGCGGCCAGAGACGCTCTGACTTATGGGGATCAACTGACTGAGGAGCAGGAAAGAGATTATATCAACAAACTGGCTGAGGCAGGAATGAACGTTGTGGAACTGGGTCATGACGAAATCTCGGCCTTCCAGGAAGCTGTGAAAGATGTGCCCAGCAAGTTTGCTGACAAGTGGTTGCCCGGTTTATATGAGCGTATCGTGGAGTCAGGAAGCTGA